The proteins below come from a single Thermoleophilaceae bacterium genomic window:
- a CDS encoding FHA domain-containing protein, whose protein sequence is MELCPSTPLPGSSPLERSVGWVSRWMERIERAWWEPRIPLLALPADARVVLLGRSPECDCVLSDETVSRQHAALRQEGGSWFLRDLRSTNGTRVNGTRVLDEVEVRPGDRVAFGALAYRLGSPRGYVALRRRSSSDATSAGADSAPSS, encoded by the coding sequence GTGGAGCTCTGCCCCTCCACTCCGCTTCCTGGGAGCTCGCCGCTCGAGCGGTCGGTGGGCTGGGTGTCGCGCTGGATGGAGCGGATCGAGCGCGCCTGGTGGGAGCCGCGCATTCCGCTACTTGCGCTTCCCGCGGACGCGAGGGTCGTGCTGCTTGGGCGCTCGCCGGAGTGTGACTGCGTGCTGAGCGACGAAACGGTGTCGCGGCAGCACGCCGCGCTTCGCCAGGAGGGCGGGTCCTGGTTCCTCCGCGACCTTAGATCCACCAACGGCACGCGCGTGAACGGAACCCGGGTGCTCGATGAGGTGGAGGTGCGGCCGGGGGACCGGGTGGCCTTCGGCGCGCTGGCCTACCGGCTCGGCTCCCCGCGGGGCTACGTGGCCTTGCGGCGGCGATCTTCGAGCGACGCGACCTCCGCCGGGGCGGACTCCGCCCCAAGCTCGTAG
- the hemA gene encoding glutamyl-tRNA reductase: MSSRLLALGISHKTAPLPLRERLALPEGRAAGVLRDLVAHPEIHEAVAISTCNRTEIYLVASDPVEAETAALASLSRQSGIPPTELLGSLYSPRGMEAASHLFGVAAGLESMIVGEAEIQGQVKRAYELALVEGATGPITNRLFRDALATGKRARTETAIGRARVSVSSVAVELARGVLGELASRRVLVIGAGENGELAARAMRERGVETVFVANRRYDRAIGLAQRFGGEAVRFDDLPRELQAADIVVSSTASPHQIVGREELELVMESRAGRPLLLIDIAVPRDIDPSVRDLPGITLIDMDDLQREVARNLGAREAEVVHVRGIIDQEVERFSDWLASLDVVPTIAALRERGEEIVQRVLRENESRWESLSEADRERVELLARTVIGRMLHEPTLRMKGAAERGGSYVHLQALRELFGLEPDAPDYELGAESAPAEVASLEDRRRKAT, encoded by the coding sequence ATGAGCTCGCGCCTGCTCGCTCTCGGCATCTCGCACAAGACCGCTCCGCTCCCCTTGCGCGAACGGCTCGCGCTGCCGGAGGGGCGCGCCGCCGGGGTGCTGCGCGACCTCGTTGCCCATCCCGAGATCCACGAGGCGGTGGCGATCTCCACCTGCAACCGCACGGAGATCTACCTCGTGGCGAGCGATCCGGTGGAGGCGGAGACGGCCGCCCTCGCGAGCCTCTCGCGCCAGTCCGGGATACCGCCCACCGAGCTGCTCGGCTCCCTGTACTCGCCCCGGGGGATGGAGGCGGCGAGCCATCTCTTCGGCGTGGCCGCGGGGCTCGAGTCGATGATCGTGGGCGAGGCCGAGATCCAGGGGCAGGTGAAGCGCGCGTACGAGCTCGCGCTCGTGGAGGGCGCCACCGGCCCGATCACCAACCGGCTGTTCCGCGACGCGCTCGCCACCGGCAAGCGCGCGCGCACGGAGACGGCGATCGGGCGCGCGCGCGTCTCGGTTTCCTCGGTGGCCGTGGAGCTGGCGCGCGGAGTGCTCGGCGAGCTGGCGTCACGGCGCGTGCTCGTGATCGGCGCGGGCGAGAACGGCGAGCTCGCGGCGAGGGCCATGCGCGAGCGCGGGGTTGAGACCGTGTTCGTGGCCAACCGGCGCTACGACCGCGCGATCGGACTGGCGCAGCGGTTCGGCGGTGAGGCCGTGCGCTTCGACGACCTGCCGCGCGAGCTGCAGGCCGCGGACATCGTGGTGAGCTCCACGGCGTCGCCGCACCAGATCGTCGGGCGCGAGGAGCTCGAGCTCGTGATGGAGAGCCGCGCGGGGCGGCCGCTCCTCCTCATCGACATCGCGGTGCCTCGCGACATCGACCCGAGCGTGCGCGACCTCCCGGGAATCACGCTGATCGACATGGACGACCTCCAGCGCGAGGTTGCCCGCAACCTCGGCGCCCGCGAGGCGGAGGTGGTGCACGTCCGCGGGATCATCGATCAGGAGGTGGAGCGGTTCAGCGACTGGCTCGCGAGCCTCGACGTCGTGCCGACCATCGCCGCGCTGCGCGAGCGCGGCGAGGAGATCGTGCAGCGGGTGCTCCGCGAGAACGAGTCGCGCTGGGAGTCGCTCAGCGAGGCGGACCGCGAGCGCGTGGAGCTGCTCGCCCGCACCGTGATCGGCCGGATGCTGCACGAGCCCACGCTGCGCATGAAGGGCGCCGCGGAGCGCGGTGGCTCCTACGTGCACCTGCAGGCCCTCCGTGAGCTCTTCGGTCTCGAGCCTGACGCGCCCGACTACGAGCTTGGGGCGGAGTCCGCCCCGGCGGAGGTCGCGTCGCTCGAAGATCGCCGCCGCAAGGCCACGTAG
- a CDS encoding CcmD family protein, with amino-acid sequence MPALPLGEAGKYVAAAYLVVFTLVIVYVAIMAAKLQRIERELEQLNDAADKRPQ; translated from the coding sequence ATGCCCGCTCTTCCACTTGGCGAAGCCGGCAAGTACGTGGCCGCCGCATACCTCGTGGTCTTCACCCTCGTGATCGTCTACGTGGCGATCATGGCGGCGAAGCTCCAGCGCATCGAGCGCGAGCTCGAGCAGCTCAACGACGCGGCGGACAAGCGCCCGCAATGA
- the ccsA gene encoding cytochrome c biogenesis protein CcsA — translation MYGKGLRPLSIATAAALGTALGLVFFYAPLDADQGFIQKIFYVHVPLAIVALFGFMAGGVMGIRYLRSGDRSWDMRSYVAIHLSIVLAVAVLITGAIWAKASWGHWWVWDEPTLVSFLIIFLLYCCYQPLRFSIEDPERQARYAAVFSIIAGAFVPLNFVAVRLAQAFSHPRVLSTTGGNMPGSMRLTFLVSLLAFALLWVTLWKLELTAKNASMQLKRLRVRLEGALDEPRVAAGAPAPPVGTVPAGPRES, via the coding sequence TTGTACGGCAAGGGACTTAGACCCCTCTCAATAGCCACAGCCGCCGCACTGGGCACGGCTCTAGGACTCGTCTTCTTCTACGCCCCGCTCGACGCGGATCAGGGCTTCATCCAGAAGATCTTCTATGTCCACGTGCCGCTCGCGATCGTCGCGCTCTTCGGCTTCATGGCGGGCGGCGTGATGGGCATCAGGTACCTGCGCAGCGGCGATCGCAGCTGGGACATGCGCTCCTACGTGGCCATCCACCTGTCGATCGTGCTCGCCGTGGCGGTGCTGATCACGGGCGCGATCTGGGCGAAGGCGTCATGGGGCCACTGGTGGGTGTGGGACGAGCCGACCCTCGTCTCGTTCCTGATCATCTTCCTGCTCTACTGCTGCTACCAGCCGCTTCGTTTCTCGATCGAGGATCCGGAGCGCCAGGCGCGCTACGCGGCGGTGTTCTCGATCATCGCCGGCGCCTTCGTGCCACTCAACTTCGTGGCCGTGCGGCTGGCGCAGGCCTTCAGCCACCCGCGCGTGCTCTCCACCACGGGCGGGAACATGCCGGGCTCGATGCGCCTCACCTTCCTGGTGTCGCTGCTCGCGTTCGCGCTCCTGTGGGTCACGCTCTGGAAGCTCGAGCTCACGGCGAAGAATGCGTCGATGCAGCTCAAGCGGCTGCGAGTTCGCCTCGAGGGCGCGCTCGACGAGCCGCGCGTGGCGGCCGGCGCGCCGGCGCCGCCCGTCGGAACCGTTCCCGCCGGGCCGAGGGAGAGCTGA
- a CDS encoding heme exporter protein CcmB has product MIGTAWAILRKDLQIELRTKESVPAMALFSVTVFVLFHFGLQRNALEGDLAAGVLWVTLILATVLGVNRLFVTEREQGGIDGLLLAPIDRTSVFLAKASALFLYLVLLEVVAVPAFGILLLGPDLFKPLPILILLLLLADIGLASVGALVSALAVETRARDLIVPLLLLPLLVPVTIAGAQATEPLFSGNQAAHELGKWLGLLGLYDMVFLLVAIAVFDFLLED; this is encoded by the coding sequence ATGATCGGCACCGCCTGGGCGATCCTCCGCAAGGACCTGCAGATCGAGCTGCGCACGAAGGAGTCCGTGCCGGCGATGGCGCTCTTCAGCGTCACAGTGTTCGTGCTGTTCCACTTCGGCCTGCAGCGCAACGCGCTCGAGGGCGACCTCGCGGCCGGCGTGCTCTGGGTCACGCTCATCCTCGCCACCGTGCTCGGCGTGAACCGCCTGTTCGTGACAGAGCGCGAGCAGGGCGGAATCGACGGCCTGCTGCTCGCGCCGATCGACCGCACGTCGGTGTTCCTCGCGAAGGCGAGCGCGCTCTTCCTCTACCTGGTGCTGCTCGAGGTGGTGGCCGTGCCGGCGTTCGGGATCCTGCTGCTCGGGCCCGACCTGTTCAAGCCGCTGCCGATCCTCATCCTCCTGCTGCTCCTGGCGGACATCGGCCTGGCGTCCGTGGGCGCGCTCGTATCCGCGCTGGCGGTGGAGACCCGTGCGCGTGACCTGATCGTGCCGCTGCTGCTCCTGCCGCTGCTCGTGCCCGTGACGATCGCGGGGGCCCAGGCCACGGAGCCGCTCTTCAGCGGGAACCAAGCCGCCCACGAGCTGGGTAAATGGCTGGGGCTCCTCGGGCTCTACGATATGGTCTTTCTGCTGGTTGCAATCGCGGTTTTCGACTTCCTTCTGGAGGACTGA
- a CDS encoding ABC transporter ATP-binding protein yields the protein MPDAPLLEAEGLERRYGERTALTGVSFALQPGQTLGLFGANGAGKSTLLRILATLLRPHGGTVRVLDGALPDEAWKVRGRVGYVGHDPLLYRELSGRENLLFHARLHRVPEQRADELIAAVGMQRRAHDPVRELSRGMVQRLSAARALLHDPPLLLLDEPYSGLDPAARELLDPLIGKPSGRTRVLVSHDLESGAAECDLALGLRAGRQLYLGRPNPADLRSLYE from the coding sequence GTGCCTGACGCGCCGCTTCTCGAGGCGGAAGGACTCGAGCGGCGTTACGGGGAGCGGACGGCGCTGACCGGCGTGTCGTTCGCGTTGCAGCCGGGTCAGACGCTCGGCCTCTTCGGCGCGAACGGCGCGGGCAAGAGCACGCTGCTCCGCATCCTCGCCACGTTGCTGCGCCCCCACGGCGGGACCGTCCGCGTGCTCGATGGAGCGCTGCCGGACGAGGCGTGGAAGGTGCGCGGCAGGGTGGGCTACGTGGGGCACGATCCGCTTCTCTACCGCGAGCTGAGCGGGCGGGAGAACCTCCTCTTCCACGCGCGCCTGCACCGAGTTCCGGAGCAGCGCGCCGACGAGTTGATCGCCGCCGTGGGCATGCAGCGGCGCGCGCACGATCCTGTGCGAGAGCTGTCGCGCGGCATGGTCCAGAGGCTCTCCGCCGCACGCGCTCTGCTCCACGACCCGCCGCTGCTCCTGTTGGACGAGCCGTACTCCGGACTCGATCCGGCGGCACGCGAGCTGCTCGATCCGCTGATCGGCAAGCCCTCGGGTCGGACGCGCGTGCTGGTGTCGCACGACCTGGAGTCCGGCGCGGCGGAGTGTGACCTGGCGCTCGGCCTCCGCGCGGGCCGGCAGCTGTATCTCGGCCGCCCGAACCCCGCCGATTTGCGGAGCCTGTACGAATGA
- a CDS encoding MogA/MoaB family molybdenum cofactor biosynthesis protein, whose product MRAAVLTISSSRTRREDDESGNALVDFCEEAGLETIYDAVSDDRAAIVAALKRLADNEHVRFIFTTGGTGLTHDDVTPEATLDVIDREAPGFAEAIRVESRNHTPLGILTRGVSGVRGRTLIVNFPGSPKAVRQSWPVVEPTLKHAGETLERA is encoded by the coding sequence ATGCGAGCGGCTGTGCTCACCATCTCGAGCTCGAGAACGCGGCGCGAGGACGACGAGTCCGGGAACGCGCTGGTCGACTTCTGCGAGGAGGCCGGCCTCGAGACGATCTACGACGCGGTGTCCGACGACCGCGCCGCGATCGTGGCCGCGCTCAAGCGTCTGGCGGACAACGAGCACGTGCGCTTCATCTTCACCACCGGCGGCACCGGGCTCACGCACGACGACGTGACGCCGGAGGCCACGCTCGACGTGATCGACCGCGAGGCGCCCGGATTCGCCGAGGCGATCCGGGTGGAGTCGCGCAACCACACTCCGCTCGGCATCCTCACTCGCGGCGTGTCCGGCGTGCGGGGGCGGACGCTGATCGTGAACTTCCCAGGGTCGCCCAAGGCGGTCCGCCAGTCCTGGCCCGTCGTCGAGCCCACGCTCAAGCACGCGGGCGAGACCCTCGAGCGTGCCTGA
- a CDS encoding class I SAM-dependent methyltransferase, which yields MNVHEAASKAWGEDAAIYERARPEYPPDAIDFLHELGLSLDSDVLDLAAGTGKLTRALVAAGARVTAVEPLFAMRQMLQQRLPEATVMEGTAERIPVQDQSIDLVTVAQAFHWFDADAAIGEVARVLRPAGGLAAIWNVRDESVEWMAMVSELLRDARGNIPSHASGDWRRPFESDGSPFEPLRLETFRHSQELPRADALDVFASRSFVSVMPHDEREVLLERVAEQLPKTEIVQIPYVTELYWTRKSP from the coding sequence GTGAACGTCCACGAGGCGGCGAGCAAGGCTTGGGGCGAGGACGCCGCGATCTACGAGCGCGCCCGGCCGGAGTACCCGCCCGACGCGATCGACTTCCTGCACGAGCTCGGCCTGAGTCTCGACAGTGACGTGCTCGACCTGGCGGCCGGCACCGGCAAGCTCACCCGGGCGCTGGTGGCCGCGGGCGCGCGCGTGACCGCCGTGGAGCCGCTGTTCGCCATGCGACAGATGCTCCAACAGCGGCTGCCTGAGGCGACCGTGATGGAGGGGACCGCCGAGCGCATCCCGGTGCAGGACCAGTCGATCGATCTCGTGACCGTGGCTCAGGCGTTCCACTGGTTCGACGCGGATGCGGCGATCGGGGAGGTCGCGCGCGTGTTGCGTCCCGCCGGCGGGCTTGCCGCGATCTGGAACGTGCGTGACGAGAGCGTGGAGTGGATGGCGATGGTGAGCGAGCTGCTGCGGGACGCGCGCGGGAACATCCCCAGCCACGCGAGCGGGGACTGGCGCAGGCCGTTCGAGTCCGACGGATCGCCGTTTGAGCCGCTGCGGCTCGAAACGTTCAGGCACAGCCAGGAGCTTCCACGGGCTGACGCGCTGGATGTGTTCGCCTCGCGAAGCTTCGTGTCGGTGATGCCCCACGACGAGCGCGAGGTGTTGCTCGAGCGAGTGGCCGAGCAGCTGCCGAAGACCGAGATCGTGCAGATCCCGTACGTCACCGAGCTGTATTGGACGCGGAAATCCCCGTAG
- the moaC gene encoding cyclic pyranopterin monophosphate synthase MoaC — protein MAEQLSHLDDEGNARMVDVGAKAMTDRRALAEGIVRMAPETAAAVAAGNAPKGDVISTARIAGIQAAKRTAELIPLCHPLPLSFVDVAIEVDAQAGTVTIRTEARTSGQTGVEMEALTACSVAALTVYDMVKGIERGVRIAEVSLVEKTGGRHDWRRE, from the coding sequence ATAGCCGAGCAGCTCTCCCATCTCGACGACGAGGGCAACGCCCGCATGGTCGACGTGGGCGCGAAGGCTATGACGGACAGGCGCGCGCTCGCGGAGGGAATCGTGCGGATGGCGCCGGAGACCGCCGCCGCGGTGGCCGCCGGCAACGCGCCGAAGGGCGACGTGATCTCCACCGCGCGGATCGCGGGCATCCAGGCAGCCAAGCGCACCGCCGAGCTGATCCCGCTCTGCCACCCGCTGCCGCTCTCGTTCGTGGACGTGGCGATCGAGGTGGATGCGCAGGCCGGAACGGTCACGATCCGCACGGAGGCGCGCACGAGCGGCCAGACCGGCGTGGAGATGGAGGCGCTCACCGCTTGCTCGGTGGCGGCGCTCACCGTCTACGACATGGTGAAGGGCATCGAGCGGGGCGTGCGGATCGCGGAGGTGAGCCTCGTGGAGAAGACGGGCGGCAGGCACGATTGGAGGCGCGAGTGA
- a CDS encoding bifunctional precorrin-2 dehydrogenase/sirohydrochlorin ferrochelatase, translated as MPAAAYAGKECVCQLRKGICDQSCVQGMLETPFYIACLKLTARRCVVIGGGDVGLEKVDGLLACDGDVTLIAPDAIEPLRDLAAEGSIRWEQREYAGPADLEGVFMVIAATNDTDVNIRVYEDAERRAMLVNVVDVPPLCNFILPAIFRSGPLAIAISTAGASPALAKRIKAEIAEAYGEPYARLAELLNEVRGWAKGTLPTYQDRKVFFESIVNGEPDPVELLRKGDEQSVRDLIASAQRSATPAAA; from the coding sequence ATGCCAGCAGCCGCCTACGCCGGAAAAGAATGCGTCTGCCAGCTCCGCAAGGGGATCTGCGATCAGTCGTGTGTGCAGGGCATGCTGGAGACGCCGTTCTACATCGCCTGCCTCAAGCTCACCGCCCGGCGCTGCGTGGTGATCGGCGGCGGCGACGTCGGTCTCGAGAAGGTGGATGGCCTGCTGGCGTGCGACGGCGACGTGACGCTGATCGCGCCCGATGCCATCGAGCCTCTTCGTGACCTCGCGGCGGAGGGCTCGATCCGCTGGGAGCAGCGCGAGTACGCGGGCCCGGCCGACCTCGAGGGCGTGTTCATGGTGATCGCCGCCACGAACGACACGGACGTGAACATCCGCGTGTACGAGGACGCCGAACGCCGGGCGATGCTCGTGAACGTGGTGGACGTGCCGCCGCTCTGCAACTTCATCCTTCCCGCGATCTTCCGCAGCGGCCCGCTCGCCATCGCCATCTCCACCGCGGGCGCCAGCCCGGCGCTCGCCAAGCGCATCAAGGCCGAGATCGCCGAGGCGTACGGCGAGCCATATGCCCGCCTCGCAGAGCTGCTCAACGAGGTCCGCGGGTGGGCGAAGGGAACGCTTCCGACCTACCAGGACCGGAAGGTCTTCTTCGAGTCGATCGTCAACGGTGAACCCGACCCGGTTGAGCTGCTCCGCAAGGGCGACGAGCAGTCGGTGCGCGATCTGATCGCGTCCGCGCAGCGCTCGGCCACACCCGCCGCGGCATAG
- a CDS encoding aldehyde dehydrogenase family protein gives MEAATTRARAELESFNPATGERVGAVPTVEPGEVQAIVDDVASVQPFWAQLPLSDRARYMRRAAQAIIDDLDGIATLLSREQGKPINEAYVMELLPTIDALHWIADKGPGILGDERIKQPQIFFKQKKAWFSYEPLGVVGVIAPWNYPWSIPFGEVAIALMCGNGVVLKPASLTPLIGERIQTIFERAGVPEGLVRTVHGGGAIGNALVESSAAKIFFTGSVDVGRRVGMACAERLKGCVLELGGKDPQIVLADANIANAVSGCLWGGFANAGQTCSGIERVYVMREVAERFTAGVVEGAKALRLGDPLAFGTEIGPMVSADQYDIVVELVEDAVANGATLHCGGPAEVPGFSGRFYAPAVLTGVTHDMRIMREEIFGPVIPIITVDSEDEAVELANDSEFGLGASVWSLDRERATRIGRHIESGMVWINDHMYSHGACQCAWGGVKHSGLGRAHSKFGFYECVNVKQMVWEPSRLRDFWWHPYDASLARSLDSAAKLLYGRDADKWAALRAGALPLTKLAAKMLRPRK, from the coding sequence ATGGAGGCCGCCACAACACGGGCGCGGGCTGAGCTCGAGTCGTTCAACCCAGCCACCGGCGAGCGCGTGGGCGCGGTGCCCACCGTCGAGCCCGGCGAGGTGCAGGCGATCGTGGACGACGTGGCGAGCGTGCAGCCCTTCTGGGCGCAGCTCCCGCTGAGCGACCGCGCGCGCTACATGCGCCGCGCCGCGCAGGCCATCATCGACGACCTCGACGGCATCGCCACGCTGCTCAGCCGCGAGCAGGGCAAGCCCATCAACGAGGCGTACGTGATGGAGCTCCTGCCCACGATCGACGCTCTCCACTGGATCGCGGACAAAGGCCCAGGCATCCTCGGCGACGAGCGCATCAAGCAGCCACAGATCTTCTTCAAGCAGAAGAAGGCGTGGTTCTCGTACGAGCCGCTCGGCGTGGTGGGCGTGATCGCGCCGTGGAACTACCCGTGGTCGATCCCGTTCGGCGAGGTGGCGATCGCGCTCATGTGCGGCAACGGCGTGGTGCTCAAGCCGGCGTCGCTCACGCCGCTGATCGGCGAGCGGATCCAGACGATCTTCGAGCGCGCGGGCGTGCCGGAGGGCCTGGTGCGCACCGTCCACGGAGGCGGGGCGATCGGCAACGCGCTCGTGGAGTCGAGCGCGGCGAAGATCTTCTTCACCGGCTCGGTGGACGTGGGCCGTCGCGTGGGCATGGCCTGCGCCGAGCGGCTCAAGGGCTGCGTGCTCGAGCTTGGTGGCAAGGACCCGCAGATCGTGCTGGCGGACGCGAACATCGCGAACGCGGTGTCCGGCTGCCTCTGGGGCGGCTTCGCCAACGCCGGTCAGACGTGCTCGGGCATCGAGCGCGTGTACGTGATGCGCGAGGTGGCCGAGCGCTTCACCGCGGGCGTGGTGGAGGGCGCGAAGGCACTGCGCCTGGGCGACCCGCTGGCGTTCGGCACCGAGATCGGCCCGATGGTGTCCGCGGACCAGTACGACATCGTGGTCGAGCTCGTGGAGGACGCCGTCGCGAACGGCGCCACGCTTCACTGCGGCGGACCGGCGGAGGTGCCGGGCTTCAGCGGCCGCTTCTACGCGCCCGCCGTCCTCACCGGCGTGACCCACGACATGCGCATCATGCGCGAGGAGATCTTCGGCCCCGTGATCCCGATCATCACGGTGGACTCCGAGGACGAGGCTGTGGAGCTCGCCAACGACTCCGAGTTCGGCCTCGGCGCGTCGGTGTGGTCGCTGGATCGCGAGCGAGCCACCCGCATCGGCCGCCACATCGAGAGCGGAATGGTGTGGATCAATGACCACATGTACTCGCACGGCGCCTGCCAGTGCGCATGGGGCGGCGTGAAGCACTCGGGCCTCGGCCGCGCGCATTCGAAGTTCGGCTTCTACGAGTGCGTGAACGTGAAGCAGATGGTGTGGGAACCCTCGCGCCTCCGTGACTTCTGGTGGCATCCGTACGACGCCTCGCTGGCGCGCTCCCTGGACTCGGCCGCGAAGCTGCTCTACGGCCGCGACGCTGACAAATGGGCCGCGCTGCGTGCAGGGGCGCTGCCGCTGACCAAGCTCGCGGCAAAGATGTTGCGTCCCCGTAAGTAG
- a CDS encoding GNAT family N-acetyltransferase translates to MLATVHELDSGLRIGLRLSRPSDAPRVRAFLERLSRDTRRKRFFMAMPDIDERAVNHFTFYNPRERIVVAATAPLAGVEAVIGLADIALVDTGVAELGIVVDDEHQAQGVGAALIEAVASLAAAHGATHLRAEMLDHNAPMIRLLERLGRTVQTVEDGHVLAYTRLPLRADRRAA, encoded by the coding sequence ATGCTCGCCACCGTCCACGAGCTGGACAGCGGCTTGCGTATCGGGCTGAGGCTGTCGCGTCCAAGCGACGCCCCGCGCGTGCGCGCATTCCTCGAGCGCCTCTCCAGGGACACGCGCCGCAAGCGCTTCTTCATGGCGATGCCGGACATCGACGAGCGCGCGGTCAACCACTTCACCTTCTACAACCCGCGCGAGCGGATCGTCGTCGCCGCCACGGCGCCTCTCGCCGGTGTGGAGGCGGTGATCGGGCTGGCCGACATCGCGCTCGTGGACACCGGCGTGGCAGAGCTCGGCATCGTGGTGGACGACGAGCACCAGGCCCAGGGCGTGGGCGCCGCGCTGATCGAGGCGGTGGCGTCGCTCGCCGCGGCCCACGGCGCCACCCACCTGCGCGCCGAGATGCTCGACCACAACGCCCCGATGATCCGGCTGCTCGAGCGGCTCGGGCGCACCGTGCAGACGGTGGAGGACGGGCACGTGCTGGCGTACACCCGGCTGCCGCTGCGCGCCGACCGTCGCGCCGCCTGA
- a CDS encoding replication-associated recombination protein A has translation MERLFETEEAPRGRTSVPPADQPLAVRMRPTTLGEFIGQEHLLGEGTALRTALEEGHPHSMILYGPPGTGKTTLARLLALNSRAAFEEASAVNAGRQEVRDVLERAEHRRKTSGEGTIFFLDEIHRFNKAQQDALLPAVEEGLVTLVGATTENPYFEVNSALLSRCTIYEFRQLEDAHVLALLRRALSDERGLPGAPPVEDDALEFLAARAEGDARTALAALEVACDTAGGDSVTLRHAEDALQRKALLYDKGGDRHYDTISAWIKATRGSDPDASMLYLVEMLEGGEDPRFIARRMIVFASEDVGNADPRALQVAVGAAQAVEHVGMPECAYNLAQAAIYLALAPKSDTVKRALKAAGEWIAENGAPEPPGYLRSAAYPGAKALGRGAGYDYPHARPEGVSSQELMPPEAVGESFVEPTERGEEGALRERLDEIRRLRGR, from the coding sequence GTGGAGCGACTTTTCGAGACGGAGGAGGCGCCGCGCGGCCGCACGTCCGTGCCGCCGGCGGACCAGCCGCTGGCCGTGCGCATGCGGCCAACCACGCTGGGCGAGTTCATCGGGCAGGAGCATCTTCTTGGCGAGGGCACGGCGCTGCGCACCGCGCTCGAGGAGGGCCATCCGCACTCAATGATCCTGTACGGGCCGCCCGGCACCGGGAAGACCACCCTCGCCCGGCTGCTTGCGCTGAACTCGCGCGCCGCGTTCGAGGAGGCGTCGGCCGTGAACGCCGGGCGCCAGGAGGTTCGCGACGTGCTCGAGCGCGCCGAGCACCGGCGCAAGACGAGCGGCGAGGGCACGATCTTCTTCCTCGACGAGATCCACCGCTTCAACAAGGCACAGCAGGACGCGCTGCTGCCCGCGGTGGAGGAGGGGCTCGTCACGCTCGTGGGCGCGACAACGGAGAACCCGTACTTCGAGGTGAACTCGGCGCTCCTCTCTCGCTGCACCATCTACGAGTTCCGCCAGCTCGAGGACGCGCACGTGCTCGCGCTGCTGCGCCGGGCGCTGTCCGACGAGCGCGGCCTGCCCGGCGCACCGCCCGTGGAGGACGACGCGCTCGAGTTCCTCGCCGCGCGCGCGGAGGGCGACGCCCGAACGGCGCTCGCGGCGCTCGAGGTGGCCTGCGATACCGCCGGCGGTGACAGCGTCACGCTCCGCCACGCCGAGGACGCGCTCCAGCGCAAGGCGCTCCTCTACGACAAGGGCGGCGATCGCCACTACGACACCATCTCCGCCTGGATCAAGGCCACCCGCGGCTCGGACCCGGACGCGTCGATGCTGTACCTCGTGGAGATGCTCGAGGGCGGCGAGGACCCGCGTTTCATCGCGCGGCGGATGATCGTGTTCGCCAGCGAGGACGTGGGGAACGCGGACCCGCGAGCCCTTCAGGTGGCGGTTGGCGCCGCGCAGGCTGTGGAGCACGTGGGGATGCCCGAGTGCGCCTACAACCTCGCCCAGGCCGCCATCTATCTGGCGCTCGCCCCCAAGTCGGACACGGTGAAGCGGGCGCTGAAGGCAGCGGGCGAATGGATCGCCGAGAACGGCGCTCCCGAGCCTCCGGGCTACCTCCGCAGCGCCGCCTATCCGGGCGCGAAGGCGCTTGGGCGCGGAGCGGGATACGACTATCCGCACGCTCGCCCAGAGGGGGTATCTTCGCAAGAGCTCATGCCGCCGGAGGCGGTGGGCGAGAGCTTCGTCGAGCCCACCGAGAGGGGCGAGGAGGGCGCTCTGAGGGAGCGTCTGGACGAGATCCGCCGCCTTCGCGGCCGTTAG